In Carassius gibelio isolate Cgi1373 ecotype wild population from Czech Republic chromosome B19, carGib1.2-hapl.c, whole genome shotgun sequence, one DNA window encodes the following:
- the LOC127979058 gene encoding uncharacterized protein LOC127979058, whose protein sequence is MMSSSAGLEASLLDALRDADARCVESLLRQGADPNTILEDGLAAVHLAAGKESERGLRCLKLVLQHGADPNLRTTDDLTPLHIAASWGCLQNLRLLLRNGGNPNLTDQDGNKPSDLAEQEENSRCASLLQEYESHTSKEELDIPKFQYSILSGQSMSDSSFSPETSMLIPPGAEPLSSTRLSSFSSSCRVNGRPLNRDSQAFWLSETSDLDSHDSHVWNNDDMSKEFPMLSSNGLSAVDNKKNPSMTYQHQAADSDCDVLHNNPVLSQRENRKSVTFRGSIDYLPVISPDEHQQFSLDQSSDLTSDLSQYVDFLDCKRMATVLQNQGIDVTCPDDVFIFSKEADTGEDEFDKTVVGPVQLDDDDDDEFKSIIQPHISSGSSEYNSCGSDPYQSPSTENSASPPSSQPCDHTSGLTVEPCGFSVRNDGNRPLKEVVRGPTEQSRVSADVRDAGKVQETSTESDCIPSPFVTGRTRSRLSRHSERMSQKLSSFQTSSCLFEQTLPTPTRSRRNTVKSPYATSKHSFNEDKMEDVDSQLSSLKLSVISDGQSQADTIILSDSMADTVLIAEGSVEPQLETSVSEAGNKLTTPEVKKSSTVMPQILPTLGDKEFSVTFGLASQGSLPFQVDNSESASRLMYDSPKTQRNPGANAGCSGCTPRYSMSRLSGRSRQALANYPCAPAGQPLTTETDEPVEYLYTDTEEGHELIETHVPPMASTSFSSRISTSSSEDTLLYDWRSLQLGSTSPDCSTDRYQTKQESDVGVSGLTDKDLRSKLIEMGEYPGPINSQTRPLYVQKLKRSLQNTPHSQKSVAVSPSAAGYSPELENVLHRFILPNCQADELALCEQFDKPDQNKRWREGYIKSSFNYLLLDPRVTKNLPYRSQSMNPKECFQTFISAVFYVGKGKRSRPYSHLYEALEYFKGDKTSKKLCSKVQHILQVWNAGHGVISLHCFQNVIAVEAYTREACMVDAIGLKMLTNQKRGDYYGVVSTWLVRRKRELGVHLLYRAMQIFLAEGERQLRPADIR, encoded by the exons ATGATGAGCAGCAGCGCGGGGTTAGAGGCGTCACTGCTCGACGCGCTGCGCGACGCGGACGCCAG gtgTGTGGAGTCTCTGCTGCGTCAGGGAGCCGACCCCAACACCATCCTCGAGGACGGACTGGCAGCTGTTCATCTGGCGGCAGGGAAAGAGTCTGAGAGAGGACTGCGCTGTCTCAAACTGGTCCTGCAGCACGGAGCCGATCCCAACCTCAG GACTACTGACGATCTGACTCCTTTACATATCGCTGCATCTTGGGGGTGTCTCCAGAATCTCCGATTACTCTTAAGGAATGGAGGAAACCCAAACCTCACAGATCAA GATGGGAATAAACCATCTGATCTGGCGGAGCAGGAGGAGAACAGTAGATGTGCAAGCCTTCTCCAAGAGTACGAATCCCATACATCCAAAGAGGAGCTAGACATTCCCAAATTCCAGTATT CGATCCTCTCTGGACAGTCCATGAGCGACAGTTCGTTCAGTCCAGAAACTTCAATGCTCATTCCCCCTGGAGCAGAACCATTGAGCAGCACACGCCTGTCCTCCTTTTCCAGCAGCTGTAGAGTCAATGGAAGACCTTTGAACAGAGACAGCCAGGCTTTCTGGCTCTCAGAGACGTCCGATCTTGACTCACATGACTCTCATGTGTGGAATAATGATGACATGAGCAAGGAGTTTCCCATGCTGTCTAGTAATGGTCTCTCTGCTGTGGACAATAAGAAGAATCCATCCATGACATACCAGCATCAAGCCGCAGATAGTGACTGTGATGTTTTACATAATAACCCTGTTTTGTCTCAACGGGAAAACCGGAAGAGTGTGACCTTCAGGGGAAGTATTGATTATTTACCTGTTATCAGCCCAGACGAGCATCAGCAGTTCTCTCTTGATCAGTCCAGTGATCTTACATCGGATCTTTCTCAATATGTGGATTTCCTAGATTGTAAGCGTATGGCGACTGTGTTACAGAATCAGGGAATCGATGTGACGTGTCCTGATGATGTATTCATATTTTCCAAAGAAGCTGACACAGGGGAAGATGAATTTGACAAGACTGTTGTGGGGCCTGTTCaactggatgatgatgatgatgatgaatttaAGAGCATCATTCAGCCCCACATCAGCAGTGGGTCCAGCGAGTACAACAGCTGTGGCAGTGACCCATACCAGAGCCCCAGCACTGAAAACAGTGCAAGTCCACCTTCATCCCAACCCTGTGACCACACATCAGGTTTGACTGTGGAGCCGTGTGGCTTCAGTGTTAGGAATGATGGAAACAGACCGCTAAAAGAGGTAGTCAGGGGTCCTACTGAACAATCGCGTGTATCCGCAGATGTCCGAGATGCCGGTAAGGTTCAGGAGACCAGTACTGAATCTGATTGTATTCCAAGTCCATTTGTTACTGGGAGAACCAGGTCCAGATTGAGTCGTCATTCTGAAAGAATGAGCCAAAAATTGTCTTCCTTTCAGACCAGCTCTTGCCTCTTTGAACAGACGCTGCCCACCCCTACCCGTTCGCGCCGCAACACTGTGAAGTCGCCTTACGCTACGTCAAAGCACAGTTTCAATGAAGACAAAATGGAGGATGTTGACTCACAATTGAGCTCTCTCAAGTTATCTGTAATCTCAGATGGTCAAAGCCAAGCTGACACAATAATCCTATCCGACAGCATGGCTGACACGGTGTTAATTGCTGAAGGAAGTGTTGAACCACAGTTGGAAACAAGTGTCAGTGAGGCTGGTAATAAGCTTACCACTCCTGAAGTGAAGAAATCCTCAACAGTAATGCCACAGATCCTCCCTACTCTAGGAGACAAAGAGTTTAGTGTCACGTTTGGACTTGCCTCTCAAGGGTCTTTGCCATTTCAGGTAGATAACTCAGAATCTGCCTCCAGGTTGATGTATGATTCCCCAAAGACACAGAGGAATCCAGGAGCTAATGCAGGGTGCTCTGGATGTACTCCTCGGTATAGCATGAGCCGACTGTCGGGACGCTCGCGACAGGCACTGGCAAACTATCCTTGCGCACCTGCTGGACAGCCCTTAACTACTGAAACGGATGAACCTGTGGAATACCTTTATACTGACACTGAAGAGGGCCATGAGCTCATTGAGACCCATGTTCCCCCAATGGCCAGTACCTCCTTCAGCTCTAGGATAAGCACCAGTAGCTCTGAGGACACACTGCTTTATGATTGGCGCTCGCTTCAGCTCGGCTCTACAAGTCCAGACTGCAGCACAGACCGCTACCAAACCAAACAGGAGAGTGATGTTGGAGTAAGTGGTCTGACTGACAAGGACCTTAGAAGCAAGTTAATTGAAATGGGAGAATATCCAGGACCCATAAACAGTCAAACCCGCCCACTGTACGTACAGAAGTTAAAGAGATCCCTTCAGAATACGCCACACAGCCAGAAATCTGTCGCAGTGAGCCCCAGTG CTGCAGGTTACAGCCCAGAACTGGAAAATGTGCTTCACAGATTCATACTTCCTAATTGTCAAGCAGATGAGCTTGCCCTGTGTGAGCAGTTTGATAAGCCAGATCAGAATAAGAGATGGCGGGAGGGTTACATTAAATCCAGCTTTAACTACCTGCTGCTTGACCCACG AGTGACGAAGAATCTACCCTATCGAAGTCAGTCCATGAATCCTAAAGAATGTTTTCAGACGTTCATCAGTGCGGTTTTCTATGTTGGAAAGGGCAAGCGCTCTAGACCTTACAGTCATCTCTATGAAGCTCTGGAATATTTCAAAGGAGATAAGACCTCCAAG